A region of the Stieleria neptunia genome:
CTTCGCCAGGGTACCCGTGCGAAGGTCTTCGTAGACGGTTTCGACCGACGACACATCTTCGTCGGCAGCCGATTCCTCGGCCAGCGGATCGGCATCGTCTTGCGTCGTTGTGGCCTGGGCGCTGACGCGGGGGGCGACGATGAAGGCTTGGCGACCTTCATCGAGTTGTTTTTTGACGAAGGCCCACCAGCGGTCACGCCACTGGTCGCGACCCAAGTAAGTGTTGACGCTGCCTCGTCCGGGCGGTTTGTCGTGCAGTGTCGTCAAGTCCACATCGCCGAAGATCGTCATGGCGACCGAGCGCGGAATCGGCGTCGCACTCATCACCAGGTAATGCGGATCGACCCCGCCGCTGCGAAGTTGCACGCGCTGGCGGACGCCGAACTTGTGTTGTTCGTCGATCACGCACAGGCCCAGATTCTTGAATTCGATGCCGTACAACAGGGCTTGGGTGCCGACGAGTAGATCGAGTTCTCCGGATGCGGTTTGCTGAAGCGTTTCCCGCCGCTCCGCCGCGGTCAGCGAACCGCACAGTAGCCCGATGCGGACACGACTGTCGGCCAGCATCCGAGTCAGGGTTTGGAAATGTTGTCGGGCCAAGACTTCGGTGGGCGCCATCAAGACCGCTTGATGCGAATGGCCGACAGCCAGCATCATGGCGTAGATCGCGACGACGGTTTTACCGCTGCCCACGTCGCCTTGCAGCAATCGATTCATCGGAAACTGGCGTCCCATGTCGCGACCGACGTCTTTGATCGCGGCTTTTTGGTCGCCCGTCAATTCAAACGGAAATCGATTCGTGATCCGGGCGTCCAGGATGGCCGAGGCGGGCAGTGGCGTGGACTTCAGATCCGTGGTCAGTTTGCGGCGCCGCATCGCCAACGCGAGTTGCATGACCAGCAATTCTTGAAAGACCAAACGGGTTCGTGCGGCCGTCAGATCACTTTGATCGGCGGGCCAATGGATGCTGCGGATGGCGGTGCGAATCTCCGGCAGCGGCAGCCGAAGGTCGATTGCGGCCTCGCGCAGCGCCGTGGTCGCCTGGTCGCGAAGGTCGACCGGTAAGACTTCGGTGAGGGTTTCGCACAGAGCGTTGATTGCCGCACTGACATAGTGCCGCATCTCGTTTTGTTTGACGCCTTCGGTCAGCGGATAGATCGGCAGGATTCGCGGCTTTTTGATTTCCTCGTCGTCTTCCAGCAGCGTCACCTTGGGGTGCACAAATTCCCACCGCAATCCGTTCAGCTTCGGTTCGCCGCTGATCATCACGCGGCGGTCGAAGGTGATTTGTTCGGCGCGAAACGGCTGGTTAAAAAAGACGATGCGTACCGCACCCGAATCATTTTGCACGACGGCGCCAAAGATTGACTTTCCGGGTGTCCGAGAGACGATTTCGGCGTCCACGATCGTGCCGACCAGCGAAGCGGATTGGCCCTCACGCAGTTGGTCGACCCGGGCGGGCGGCGCGGGGAATTCGTAGCCGCGCGGGAAACAGAACAGCAGATCACCGGCCGTTCGCAGACCGATTTTGGCAAGCTTTTCGGCGCGCAACGAGCCGATCCCGGGCAAGAACTGCGCCGGCGTCCCGAGAGTCGTTTCGGTCGAATTCTCCGTCATCGACCGCCGAGTATACCGAAGCGCCCCACGCCCATGAACCTCGAACCGCCCGCCCCCTTCCCTAAATGGTGCCATCGGCCGTCTTAGTTCCTGTCAATGGCGAGTGATGGCTCGCCGAGGGCTCTCACTTCCCGATTGGTGCCACCCACCTTTAAGTTGACTCGATCTGACGACCGGGGTAGGCTCGCACCACCAGTTGATTCCGGGGAGGGATTTGTGATGGGACGTCCGCTGCGTTCGGAACAAGTTGATCGTGATGAGGTATCGATTGTGCACGCCGTCCAACGGTGTGTTCGGCGTGCTTTTTTAGCTGGGGTCGACCAGGCGACCGGCAAGGACTACGGATTCAGGCGTGAGTGGATCCGGCGTCGAATGGAAGCTCTGGCGTCTGTGTTCGGCATCGATGTGCTCTCCTACGCCGTGATGTCCAATCACATGCATCTGATCCTCCGCAATCGCCCCGACGTTGTCGGCGCGTGGACGGACCAGGAGGTCGCCATTCGGTGGCTGAAAGTCTTTCCCGGCCGTCGAATGGAAGAACATTTGGGTGAACCCACCGAAAACGAGGTTCAAATGTTGGTGTCCGATCGAGAGAGGCTTGCCGAAGTGCGTCGTCGCCTGTCGGATATCTCTTGGTTCATGCGTTCTTTGAGCGAACCGATTGCGCGGATGGCCAACCGGCAAGACGAGTGCACCGGCCGATTTTGGGAAGGCCGATTCAAGCTGCAACGGATCACCGACGAGGCCGGCTTGCTGGCATGTGCGATGTACGTGGACCTCAACCCGGTCCGTGCAGCGATGGCGGAATCGCCCGATCAGTCTGTCCACACGTCCGGCTATGATCGGATCAAAGGAGAACAAGGTCAGGAAATCGATTCGGCCGCTTTTGATCTGGTTCCGGTTACGACGGAACAGGCTGGCGAAGAACGCCGCACCACGCCGGTAGATGAACTGCGTGAAAAGAAGCGGGCAAAAGGAAAGAATCCGACCGGTAAACGCATCCGCCGCGACGGATGGCTGGCACCGTTGACGCTGGATGAGTCGACGCTTTCCAGCGACGCTCAACCGAACCAGGCCGGAGTGCGGGCGAGCGACAAGGGGTTTCTGGGGATCAGCCTGAAGGACTATGTTGAGCTTCTCCGTTGGACTGCCAAACAGAGTGAAGAAGGCGCGGGACGAGAGATACCGCCAAGTTTGCAAGGTCTGGTTTCGCGTCTCGGAATCGACTTGTCGATGTGGCGCGATTTGGTCTGGAACTTCCAGCGTTACTTTGGCAACAGTTGCTGTGCGGGCTCACCGAGCGGCATGTCGCAGTTCGCCGAGTCGAGCGGCCGCAACTGGGTTAGGGGCCACCGGAAAGTTGCCGAGTGTTTCGCGGCATAGCGCAAGTCCGTTCAGTGGCTCTTCCGCCGATGAATCGGCGACGCGACTGCCCACGGCGTGAAAAGGATTGTTGCTGCATCGCACGCCATTCGGCTTGGTTGGAAACTCGTTGAGCGGGAACCGCATTGCGGCGTGTCGCCTCAATGCTTGCGAACGTGTTAGTGTCCCCAAGATACGGCCACCTTCAAGCCGCCAACCTTTTTGGGCCGCGCTGTGAAGTATTCTGCACCGTTAAAAACGGGGTATGTGGAAACATTCCTTGTGAAAAACGCCGGAAAGGGAGCTGGCTTTTACTCGTGTAATCAGAAACGCTCTGGCAGAGCACGTCAGAAACAAGATGGTGGCGAGTCAAAATGGTGGGTGGCACCATTTAGGTGAGAGTCAAAATGGTGGGTGGCACCATTTGGGTGAGGTATGGGCTGTCGGGGGGACGGCCTTTGCCAATCGCAGCGCGCGAGATCGGCTACCCGAGCGGCGTCAACCAGAGGTCGAGCCATTTCAGCTCGGCTGGGTCCGTTTCGTCGTCGTCATCGTCGTCATCCGCTCGAATCGAGTCGGTCAGGGCGCTGATCGCTTGGTCGACATGACCGGGAGCCCAGTTTGCCCAGGGGGCAGTATCGGTCGGTGATAACTCGGACGCACTGGCGTGCTCGGCCATCACCATCGACAGCGCCGCTGGGGGCTCGCCGCCAATCGGTTCGGTCAACGGAGCCGCGCTGGATTCTGGCTGCATGGATGTCAGCCGCGGCGATTCGCCTTCGCCTTCGCCTTGAACGGCGACTGAGTTGATGATCGCAAGCGCATCACGGCTGGTCACCAAGCCGTCGCCATTGACATCGTAAAACTGGTACGCATTCATTGTCGGCAGCAACGGCAACTCATTCAGGTCGTCGACGGCCAGCCGATTGATCGTGATCAGCGCATCGATCAGACTCACCTCGCCGTTCCGGTTGACATCGAAACGGTTGAAGGGGTTCTGCCAAATGGATTCGCTGGACACGTGGACGGTGGCGTTATCTTTGACTAA
Encoded here:
- a CDS encoding transposase; protein product: MGRPLRSEQVDRDEVSIVHAVQRCVRRAFLAGVDQATGKDYGFRREWIRRRMEALASVFGIDVLSYAVMSNHMHLILRNRPDVVGAWTDQEVAIRWLKVFPGRRMEEHLGEPTENEVQMLVSDRERLAEVRRRLSDISWFMRSLSEPIARMANRQDECTGRFWEGRFKLQRITDEAGLLACAMYVDLNPVRAAMAESPDQSVHTSGYDRIKGEQGQEIDSAAFDLVPVTTEQAGEERRTTPVDELREKKRAKGKNPTGKRIRRDGWLAPLTLDESTLSSDAQPNQAGVRASDKGFLGISLKDYVELLRWTAKQSEEGAGREIPPSLQGLVSRLGIDLSMWRDLVWNFQRYFGNSCCAGSPSGMSQFAESSGRNWVRGHRKVAECFAA
- the recG gene encoding ATP-dependent DNA helicase RecG, with protein sequence MTENSTETTLGTPAQFLPGIGSLRAEKLAKIGLRTAGDLLFCFPRGYEFPAPPARVDQLREGQSASLVGTIVDAEIVSRTPGKSIFGAVVQNDSGAVRIVFFNQPFRAEQITFDRRVMISGEPKLNGLRWEFVHPKVTLLEDDEEIKKPRILPIYPLTEGVKQNEMRHYVSAAINALCETLTEVLPVDLRDQATTALREAAIDLRLPLPEIRTAIRSIHWPADQSDLTAARTRLVFQELLVMQLALAMRRRKLTTDLKSTPLPASAILDARITNRFPFELTGDQKAAIKDVGRDMGRQFPMNRLLQGDVGSGKTVVAIYAMMLAVGHSHQAVLMAPTEVLARQHFQTLTRMLADSRVRIGLLCGSLTAAERRETLQQTASGELDLLVGTQALLYGIEFKNLGLCVIDEQHKFGVRQRVQLRSGGVDPHYLVMSATPIPRSVAMTIFGDVDLTTLHDKPPGRGSVNTYLGRDQWRDRWWAFVKKQLDEGRQAFIVAPRVSAQATTTQDDADPLAEESAADEDVSSVETVYEDLRTGTLAKYQLGLLHGRLSSDQKRAVMEAFADGETDVLVSTTVIEVGIDVPNATVMTILGAQRFGLAQLHQLRGRVSRGSHAGHVCLFTDGEQPPEEFERLKVLESTSDGFELAEADFKLRGPGDVFGARQSGMPPLRIADLMNDIDILHVAREIAQQTIDEDPELSDPKWDALKKQLMRRYGKRLDLGDVA